TGTGGAAGTAAAAATCAGCATGGGTAAAGGACTAAGACCCAATGGCGAGCGACACCCCCACTCCTGGTCCATTATTGATAATGATGATCTGCTGAACTGGCTTATCAGCACCCTACAACTTTAGCCAATACTTTTATATTCAATTAATTACAATACTATCTGTAATTAATCTAAATAAACTTTGTATTTTCCTTAAGTCACCCTTACTTTCGCGGCCAATTATTTAGACCAAATCTTAATAAGCCATGAGAGCCAGGTGGTGCTTTGTTATAAGCCTCCTTTTAACCTTAGGGATTAGTCCCTTAATAGGTCAGCAATCATTGGGCTCCATCGAAGGTCAGATTAGCGACATGCAGGGTCAAAAACTACCTGCGGTAGCGATCTTTATTGATAGTTTGCATTTAGGCACGGCTTCAGATGTAGAGGGACATTTTCGACTCAATGCTATCCCTGCCGGTTGGCATCTTCTCGAAGTACAAGCGATTGGCTATAAATCCATTCAGCGAAAGCTACAGATCACCAGGGGTCAAAAGCTAAACCTGAACTTTCAATTGGTAGAAACAGCCAATCTTCTGGAAGAAATTACCATTCTGCGAAAATCTCAAGCCGAAGAAAAAAGACAAAGTACCTTCACGGTAAATGTCTTGGAGACCAAAGGCCTGCAAAACCTCAGCAGCGACCTCAACCAGGTACTTCGTCAAAGTAGCGGAATAACCATTCGTGAAGCCGGAGGATTAGGATCAGGTTTCAAGCTTTCCTTAAATGGCCTTTCCGGCAATCAGATTCGCATTTTCCGGGACGGCATTCCCATGGAGAACTTCGGCTCAGCCTTAAGCCTCAACAACTTCCCGGTTAACTTAATTGAATCCATTGAAGTATATAAAGGTGTGGTACCCATTGGCTTGGCAGCCGATGCTTTGGGTGGCGCCATAAACATCAATAGTTCCCAAAACCAACAGAGCTTCTTGGATGCTGCTTATAGTATAGGATCCTTCAATACCCATCGGCTTTCCATTAGCAGTCAGTACGCTCCAGAAAATCGCAAGTTCTTCCTTCGCTTAAATGCCTTCGGTAATTATTCCGAAAACAACTACCGCATGAAGTCGGTACCCATTTATGATCTCGAATTAGGCAATTATCTGGGAGACCAAGAGGTGCAGCGCTTTCACAGCGAATATCAATCCGCAATGCTGCAATTCGAAGCAGGATACCGAAATTTAAAATGGGCCGATCAAATTGCCCTGAGCACCAGTCAGGCTTATAATTTCAAGCACTATCAGCATCCTGATAATAATATCAAGCGCAGCTTTGGAGCCTTCCACAGTCATAATCATAGTCAACTTCTCAGCCTCAATTATCAAAAGAAATGGAACAAACTCAATATTAGCGCCTATGCTTTAGGCGGAATCAGCACCGAAAGCATTGTTGACACTTCATCCTACAAATACAATTGGTTAGGCGAAAAAATTAAACGGGCCAATGATGATCCCAAAGGCGAATTATTTGAACGTAAGAGCCTCCTCGAACTTAAGGATCAACTGTGGCGATCCAATATTCTGGCAAGCTATCAGCTGCATCCCAGTCATCAAGTGCAACTAAGTGCCAGCCAGTCCTACCTTCGCCGTCAAGGCAAGGATGAAGTAAATAGATTCAGCACCAGCTTTAAGGTTCCCAGCCATATCCAAAAGAGCATTTTAGCCGCCAGCTATCATTTAAAAGCGCCTTCCGGCCGATGGAATTTCAGCCTGCTTGCCAAAGAATATTGGTACAGTGGCGAGATTAACAGTCCAGACGAACAAGATCAAAATCAAAGTACTGCTCTGGCCTTCGAACGCTTTGGAGCAGGTGCCACCTTCAGCTATTACCTCACTCCCAGATGGCAAATCAAAACTTCTTACGAGAAAGCCTACCGTTTACCGGAAGCTTATGAAATCTTAGGTGATGGTATCTATGTAAATGCAAATCCCGGCTTGGCACCGGAACAAAGTGATAATTACAATTTAGGATTGCGCCTAAATCCTAATGCAGGGAGCTGGAAATAC
The Croceimicrobium hydrocarbonivorans genome window above contains:
- a CDS encoding TonB-dependent receptor, which codes for MRARWCFVISLLLTLGISPLIGQQSLGSIEGQISDMQGQKLPAVAIFIDSLHLGTASDVEGHFRLNAIPAGWHLLEVQAIGYKSIQRKLQITRGQKLNLNFQLVETANLLEEITILRKSQAEEKRQSTFTVNVLETKGLQNLSSDLNQVLRQSSGITIREAGGLGSGFKLSLNGLSGNQIRIFRDGIPMENFGSALSLNNFPVNLIESIEVYKGVVPIGLAADALGGAININSSQNQQSFLDAAYSIGSFNTHRLSISSQYAPENRKFFLRLNAFGNYSENNYRMKSVPIYDLELGNYLGDQEVQRFHSEYQSAMLQFEAGYRNLKWADQIALSTSQAYNFKHYQHPDNNIKRSFGAFHSHNHSQLLSLNYQKKWNKLNISAYALGGISTESIVDTSSYKYNWLGEKIKRANDDPKGELFERKSLLELKDQLWRSNILASYQLHPSHQVQLSASQSYLRRQGKDEVNRFSTSFKVPSHIQKSILAASYHLKAPSGRWNFSLLAKEYWYSGEINSPDEQDQNQSTALAFERFGAGATFSYYLTPRWQIKTSYEKAYRLPEAYEILGDGIYVNANPGLAPEQSDNYNLGLRLNPNAGSWKYSAEFNAFLRNSADFIRFKPLGPFGQYENLHEVRSLGTELSLNLAYQDRIQITVNGTYQDLRDRNLLDEGLENINYNSRIPNVPYLFSNARLAVKPLRKQSLKLYWSTHYVHEFFLNWENLGHSDSKHIIPSQLNHDLECEYSFKEGRYNLSLSLNNLFDAELYDNFRIQKPGRAFYLKFRYLFKS